The following proteins come from a genomic window of Leguminivora glycinivorella isolate SPB_JAAS2020 chromosome 6, LegGlyc_1.1, whole genome shotgun sequence:
- the LOC125227353 gene encoding mRNA (2'-O-methyladenosine-N(6)-)-methyltransferase yields MNDVRDKVVAGSSSWENTTTRSDSSPETQSSPGGSGETPQTPGAPAPLAPHLAADLHPDLIQQGWRKYWSKRENRPYFWNKLSGESMWELPAVKRDFDPITDPLGICHTGPPNAGNMTPSASKRRPSEDNGPPPKKFVLAGPWDIEVPTNVVIYERPPTICPHPHPEIEGFRFTLANKLRQCYQELCHTREGIDAPKDSFNRWLMERKVNDQGGSDPLLPSHCFPEISRSMYEEIMNDIPIKLTHPKFTGDARKQLSRYAEAAKKMIESRNASPESRKVVKWNAEDTFQWLRRTVGATYDDFQDRLAHLRRQCQPHLAETVKASVEGICLKIYHLSAEYARKIREKHSALLKENGIQELPAPLQQAALRKVWCYPVQFALPAPRPPLVEHFLDRDQALLRYLGETQVINAAYLQKLECLYRYSCFDDKKFEQFLSRVWCVLRRYAAWVGAGGDAQLAQMALPVPVLECLHRCFGVTFECFASPLDCYFRQYCSAFADTDSYFGSRGPFLELRPVSGSMVAHPPYCEELLEAALRHMERLLQDSAEPLSFLVVLPEWPERHTHALHKLQASHFKRKQVVIPAFEHEYRHGFQHVVPKSEVYFRWGGGTVVVWLQNAAGFARWGPTDERVEALLDAWRPRAKLRSPPPAPAPAPADPAAPAAPSPAAPSPAPPPPPAPDKRPNDKA; encoded by the exons ATGAATGATGTTCGAGACAAAGTTGTTGCCGGGTCTTCGAGTTGGGAGAACACAACAACGCGAAGCGACTCATCACCCGAGACCCAATCATCGCCCGGCGGCAGTGGGGAGACCCCGCAGACGCCCGGAGCGCCAGCACCATTGGCTCCACACCTTGCTGCCGACTTACATCCAGATCTCATACAACAAGGCTGGCGCAAGTACTGGTCCAAACGAGAAAACAGGCCGTACTTTTGGAATAAGCTTTCTGGGGAATCAATGTGGGAGTTACCAGCAGTAAAAAGAGATTTCGACCCTATCACAGACCCCCTTGGCATTTGCCACACTGGTCCACCAAATGCAGGTAATATGACACCAAGTGCCAGCAAACGTCGACCTTCAGAGGACAATGGACCACCTCCTAAAAAGTTCGTTTTGGCAGGGCCTTGGGATATAGAGGTTCCaacaaatgttgttatatatGAACGGCCCCCTACAATATGCCCTCATCCTCATCCAGAAATAGAAGGTTTCAGATTTACACTAGCAAACAAACTTCGACAATGCTATCAAGAGTTGTGTCATACCAGGGAGGGTATAGATGCTCCAAAGGATTCATTTAATCGGTGGCTTATGGAGCGTAAAGTGAATGACCAAGGCGGGTCAGATCCTCTTTTACCAAGTCACTGCTTTCCAGAAATATCCCGTTCCATGTATGAGGAAATCATGAATGATATACCGATCAAGCTAACACATCCTAAATTCACTGGGGATGCTCGTAAACAATTATCACGTTATGCTGAAGCTGCCAAAAAAATGATAGAGTCCAGGAATGCATCACCTGAAAGTCGTAAGGTGGTGAAGTGGAATGCAGAAGATACATTCCAATGGCTTAGGCGCACTGTTGGAGCTACTTATGATGACTTTCAAGACAGACTGGCACATTTACGA AGACAATGTCAACCTCATTTGGCTGAAACAGTCAAGGCTTCTGTGGAAGGCATTTGTTTGAAGATATATCATTTATCTGCAGAGTATGCTCGGAAAATACGAGAGAAACATAGTGCTCTGCTAAAAGAAAATGGAATAcag GAGCTGCCGGCGCCGCTGCAGCAGGCTGCGCTGCGGAAGGTGTGGTGCTACCCCGTGCAGTTCGCGCTGCCGGCGCCGCGGCCGCCGCTCGTCGAGCACTTTCTGGACCGCGACCAGGCGCTGCTGCGCTACCTCGGCGAGACGCAGGTCATCAACGCCGCCTACCTACAGAAGCTG GAGTGCCTATACCGATACAGCTGCTTCGACGACAAGAAGTTCGAGCAGTTCCTCTCCCGCGTGTGGTGCGTGCTGCGGCGCTACGCGGCGTGGGTGGGCGCGGGCGGCGACGCGCAACTCGCACAGATGGCGCTGCCGGTGCCCGTGCTGGAGTGCCTCCATCGCTGTTTTGGTGTAACGTTTGAATGCTTCGCGTCCCCTCTCGACTGTTACTTCCGTCAGTACTGCTCGGCGTTCGCCGATACTGACTCTTACTTTGGATCTCGTGG ACCGTTCCTGGAGCTGCGGCCGGTGTCGGGGTCGATGGTGGCGCACCCGCCGTACTGCGAGGAGCTGCTGGAGGCGGCACTGCGGCACATGGAGCGGCTGCTGCAGGACTCGGCCGAGCCGCTCTCCTTCCTCGTCGTGCTGCCCGAGTGGCCCGAGCGGCACACGCACGCGCTGCACAAGCTGCAGGCCAGCCACTTCAAGCGCAAGCAG GTGGTGATACCGGCTTTCGAACATGAATATCGACACGGCTTCCAGCACGTGGTTCCAAA GAGCGAGGTGTACTTCCGGTGGGGCGGCGGCACGGTGGTGGTGTGGCTGCAGAACGCGGCCGGCTTCGCGCGCTGGGGGCCCACCGACGAGCGCGTGGAGGCGCTGCTCGACGCCTGGCGCCCGCGCGCCAAGCTGCGCtccccgccgcccgcgcccgcgcccgcgcccgccgaccccgccgcgcccgccgcaCCGTCGCCCGCCGCACCGTCGCCCGCGCCCCCACCCCCGCCCGCGCCCGACAAGCGCCCCAACGACAAGGCGTAG
- the LOC125227106 gene encoding 2-oxoglutarate and iron-dependent oxygenase JMJD4 has protein sequence MEIEINECFDSTHIYDYTTCDVSILPKTVQYSKFYKDYIYNNFPCIIRNISSDWECSATWVKDDTINCDHFIAKYSDLNAPVADCDTFAYNAQTKNDLKVSDYMMYLKTKEREKLLYLKDWHLRRVRPNDNFYEVPVIFGSDWLNEYAQDHQEDDFMFVYIGPSGSWTPLHADVYSSYSWSVNVVGRKKWILFPPGEEEKLKDPLGNLPLIFEETKFENVTHFKVIQEKGDAIFVPSGWHHQVSNELDTISINQNWINACNIEEVWKALAKCLLSVEHEIKEFQSTPEFVSQCQLILKSMFGMDFEYFINFICYLAKKRLSELEGNSCIVFNKYILGKNHVTFDLKKLLKIIDLFNNHPLIVNNSLNIDCKYDTLTIKQQIINKVQ, from the exons ATGGAAATAGAAATAAACGAATGTTTTGATAGTACACATATATATGATTACACTACTTGCGATGTTAGTATTTTACCGAAAACCGTACAATACAGTAAGTTTTATAAGGATTATATTTACAACAACTTCCCGTGTATAATAAGAAATATTAGTTCTGACTGGGAATGTTCTGCTACTTGGGTTAAAGACGACACAATAAATTGTGACCATTTCATAGCCAAGTACAGTGATCTTAATGCTCCAGTGGCAGATTGTGATACCTTCGCTTATAATGCGCAaactaaaaacgatcttaaagTCAGTGATTATATGATGTACTTAAAAACTAAAGAAAGGGAAAAGCTGCTATATTTGAAAGATTGGCATTTGAGGAGAGTCCGTCCTAATGACAACTTCTATGAAGTGCCAGTCATTTTTGGCTCAGATTGGCTCAATGAGTATGCGCAAGATCACCAAGAAGATgattttatgtttgtttacatAGGACCCAGCGGTTCTTG GACACCTTTACATGCAGACGTTTATAGTTCCTATAGCTGGTCAGTAAATGTTGTTGGTAGAAAAAAATGGATTTTATTTCCTCCTGGAGAAGAAGAAAAACTTAAGGATCCTTTAGGAAATTTACCACTTATATTTGAAGAGACAAAATTTGAAAATGTAACACATTTTAAAGTAATACAAGAAAAAGGTGATGCTATTTTTGTGCCTTCAGGATGGCATCATCAAGTTTCCAATGAGCTTGATACTATATCCATTAACCAGAACTGGATTAATGCTTGCAACATAGAAGAAGTTTGGAAAGCTTTGGCCAAATGTTTGTTAAGTGTGGAACATGAGATAAAAGAGTTTCAAAGCACTCCAGAGTTTGTGAGCCAATGCCAGCTAATCTTAAAATCAATGTTTGGTATGGACTTTGAATATTTCATTAacttcatctgttatttagcTAAAAAGAGGCTTAGTGAACTGGAAGGAAACAGTTGCATTGTATTCAACAAGTATATATTAGGCAAAAACCATGTCACATTTGATTTGAAAAAGTTACTAAAAATAATAGACTTATTTAATAACCACCCCTTGATTGTAAATAATTCCCTAAATATTGATTGTAAATATGACACTCTCACcattaaacaacaaataatcAACAAGGTTCAGTAA
- the LOC125227107 gene encoding alpha-methylacyl-CoA racemase codes for MALRGIKVVEMLGLAPGPLCGTILADFGATVTVIQKLEPSPFDVLSNGKRMLSVDLKSKDGVQVIKKLCASSDVLLDTFRPGVMEKLGLGPDVLLKENSGLVYARLTGYGQNGAYVAKAGHDINYVAMSGVLSALARKGDLHPPVNLLADFAGGSFMCALGIVLALFERSKSGKGQIIDSSMTEGAAYLASWLYKSRNLPVWSGPPGTNALDGGLPFYGTYKTKDDKFMAVGALEPQFYVNFLNVLKLSEEDYPQGSDVEHCRKAFAEKFLTKTQEEWCQLFDRADACVTPVLDIDSADKHKLHMSRKSFYRDSENLLVPEPAPRLSVTPGVSTGHQSKSIPGQHTIQILKESGYNKKEIEDFINKGVVYAEEKSKL; via the exons ATGGCACTACGAGGCATAAAAGTCGTAGAAATGTTGGGACTTGCCCCTGGGCCCCTTTGTGGAACCATATTAGCTGATTTTGGAGCTACAGTCACAGTGATTCAAAAA TTAGAACCATCTCCATTTGATGTTTTATCAAATGGTAAAAGGATGCTGTCTGTTGATTTAAAGTCTAAGGATGGAGTACAGGTCATCAAGAAATTGTGTGCATCATCTGATGTTTTACTAGACACATTTAGACCTGGAGTAATGGAAAAGTTGGGTCTAGGTCCTGATGTGCTCCTTAAAGAAAATTCAGGTCTTGTTTATGCAAGATTAACAGGGTATGGACAAAATGGAGCATATGTGGCCAAAGCTGGACATGATATCAATTATGTAGCCATGTCAGGTGTGTTATCTGCACTGGCAAGAAAAGGAGACTTACATCCACCAGTTAACTTACTAGCAGATTTTGCTGGTGGAAGCTTCATGTGTGCTCTTGGTATTGTTTTAGCACTTTTTGAAAGAAGTAAATCTGGAAAAGGTCAAATAATTGACTCCAGTATGACAGAAGGAGCAGCATATTTAGCATCATGGCTATACAAGTCCAGAAACTTACCAGTGTGGTCAGGTCCACCAGGAACAAATGCCCTAGATGGGGGTCTTCCGTTTTATGGAACATACAAAACCAAAGATGATAAATTCATGGCCGTTGGAGCTTTAGAAccacaattttatgttaatttccTGAATGTACTGAAGTTATCTGAAGAAGACTACCCACAGGGAAGTGACGTAGAACACTGTAGGAAAGCATTTGCAGAAAAGTTTTTGACCAAAACACAAGAGGAGTGGTGTCAATTATTTGATAGAGCTGATGCTTGTGTCACACCTGTTTTAGATATTGACTCTGCTGACAAGCACAAATTGCACATGTCTAGAAAGTCTTTCTACAGAGACTCAGAAAATCTCTTAGTCCCAGAGCCAGCCCCAAGGCTGTCAGTGACACCAGGGGTTTCCACTGGACACCAGAGCAAGTCAATTCCAGGACAGCATACAATACAAATTTTAAAAGAGTCTGGTtataacaaaaaagaaatagAAGATTTTATAAATAAGGGTGTTGTATATGCAGAAGAGAAATCAAAATTATAA